The genomic region AATGACGAAGGTCTGCTTTTCCTTGAGCTCGACAACGTAACCTTCCATCCCTTTGAGGGATCCAGAGGTGATTTTAACCAGTGCACCTTTTTCGAAGTTTTCATAGGGGGCGATGGTATATTCACTGGCCAAGGCGCGCCGGAGCTGGTCGAGCTGGAAAATGAAATGGGCCGTTTCGGGCGGCTTGACAATGATGAAATGGGCGACGGTTTCGTTAAAATGCGATATTTTGAGATCATTATGGTCTAAGCGCCCGAAAAGGTAACCGGCAAAAACAGGGATGAGGCTTTCATATCTGCGTATCCGGGACGAGCCGGATTTTCTTTCCATGGCTTTTTTATAAAGAGGCAGGAAAGAGGGGCGGGTTAATTGCGCCATCATTAAAGCGGATTTTTTCTCTTGCCGGGGTTTGGAATGAATAACGTAGTAAGAACAGGTTTCCCAGTCCATGTCCTGGAGGTCAAAAAAGGCTGATTCAAGTGAAATGGCTGGGGGGATGGTTAACATCTGTTTTGTCGAACATAAGCACACGCATCGGAGGATTCAAGGTCATCTCCCGGATTTATTTGAATCACATGTTGCATTAATTATCCACGGCCTTTAAAAAGTACATCCCATTTTTCACCATGCCGACCACATTATCACCAGATCCATTCACGCCGCTTTCACAAGATGAAGGCAAATCTTTTGCAGAATATCTGGAGTATTTCGACCGTGGAACAAAGAAAAAAGGAACGGATTATTACCTGAGGGGAATGGTAAAAACGCTCTCCTGTATCCAGGTTGACAGGAAATATATGGCGTATGTGAAGGGAACGAGCACGTATGCCGTGACCCTGGAGTATGACGATGGCGATTGGTATGGGGAATGTACTTGCCCTGTGGAAATGGATTGTAAA from Verrucomicrobiota bacterium harbors:
- a CDS encoding transcription termination/antitermination NusG family protein; this translates as MLTIPPAISLESAFFDLQDMDWETCSYYVIHSKPRQEKKSALMMAQLTRPSFLPLYKKAMERKSGSSRIRRYESLIPVFAGYLFGRLDHNDLKISHFNETVAHFIIVKPPETAHFIFQLDQLRRALASEYTIAPYENFEKGALVKITSGSLKGMEGYVVELKEKQTFVIEIDMVGRAVSIDIDASFLKKVH